The sequence TGCCCAACTAGACGGCAAATAATCCCTATGAAGGGAAGTAACAATAATTACAAATCGCTCAAACCACATTCCAATATTTACAATAATAGAAATGACGAAAGTAGCCGCCAGGTTCGTTCTAATTTTCTTAAACCAGAAAAGCTGAGGTGAGATCACATTACAAGTCATCATTGACCAATATGCCCACCAGTAAGGACCAGTTGCTCTATTTATGAATGCATATTGTTCAGCTTCCACGCCTGAATACCATGCAATAAAAAACTCTGTTATATATGCAATCCCAACGATTGACCCAGTCACAATAATGACAATGTTCATCAACTCGACATGTTGAATTGTGATATAATCTTCAAGCTTGTAAACTTTCCTGGTCACAAGTAGAAGTGTTAATACCATAGCAAATCCTGAGAAGATTGCTCCAGCCACAAAATATGGAGGAAAAATTGTCGTATGCCATCCGGGGATTACCGATGTGGCAAAGTCAAATGATACAATGGTGTGTACAGAAAGTACAAGCGGTGTTGCCAAACCTGCCAATACCAATGATACGGTCTCATAATGAGCCCATGTTTTGGCTCCACCAGTCCATCCAAAGCTTAAAGCTCCGTAAATGGCTCTAGAAATTTTATTCTTTGCTCTGTCACGGATTGTGGCAAAATCAGGAATCAACCCAATGTACCAAAATACTAGCGAGACTGAGAAATAAGTTGAAATAGCAAAAACATCCCAAAGTAGCGGTGAGTTAAAATTCACCCACAAAGAGCCAAATGTATTTGGAAGCGGTAATGCCCAGTAAAAACCTAACCAAGGACGCCCCATGTGAAGCACTGGAAACATTGCTGCACAGATTACAGCAAATATTGTCATCGCCTCAGACGCACGGTTGATAGACATTCTCCAACGCTGACGGAAAAGTAGAAGAACTGCAGATATCAACGTACCTGCATGACCAATACCTACCCACCAAACAAAATTGGTAATATCCCATGCCCAACCAACAGTTTTATTAAGTCCCCACATTCCGATTCCATCCCAAAGAGTGATTGCTACTGCATACCCTCCAGCAAGAAGAAGTGCTAAAGAGACAGCCATTGCCAACATCCATGTTACCGTAGGTTTCTGCTCTACTCTTCCAGCAATATCCTCAGAAACATCATGGAGCGTCTTGCCACCAGTAATGAGGGGTACTCTTACTTCTGATTCTGCGTGCATTATGCGTCTAATTTATCGTTTTTGTCTTTATTTCTGATTTTGGTCAAGTACCAAACATTTGGCATAACTCTAAGCTCCTCAAGTACATGATAAGCTCTATCTTCTGTAGCTTCCACGCTCTTATCACTATACCTAAGTTTCAAAGTTTGAGAAATCTTACTTTCAGGATCTTTCATATCTCCAAACACTAATGCATCTGTAGGACATGATTTTGCACAAGCTGTTTGAATTTCACCATCTACAGGTCTTCTTCCTTCTTTCTTAGCATCAAGTTTTCCTGACTGAATACGCTGCACACAGAACGTACATTTTTCCATAACCCCTCTTGCTCTCACAGTTACATCCGGATTCAATACCATCTTACCAAGATCGTTATTCATTGCTGTGTTCTTATCAAACTGTGCATTGTCATGGTACTTAAACCAGTTGAACCTACGCACTTTATAAGGGCAGTTGTTAGCACAATATCTTGTACCAATACACCTGTTATAAGTCATTTGATTCAATCCCTCAGTACTGTGTGTTGTTGCAGCCACAGGACATACTGTTTCGCATGGCGCATTATTGCACTGCTGACACATCATTGGCTGGAAAGTGACTTCAGGATTATCCGAAGCAACTTCAGCTTTACTCACAATATTTGAGTCTAAATCTTTTTCCGTTATTTCACTCTCTTCTCTGCTACTGTAATATCTATCAATACGGATCCAGTGCATTTCCCTTCTATTCAGAACTTCCTCTCTACCTACTACAGGAATATTATTTTCAGTCTGACATGCTACTGTACATGTCCCACAACCTGTACATGAATTAAGATCCACAATCATTCCCCAATGGTGATTTGGATATTCATGCCCTTTCCAAAGAGATACCGCATGAGGTCTGACTTTTGTTCCGT is a genomic window of Marinobacter alexandrii containing:
- the nrfD gene encoding NrfD/PsrC family molybdoenzyme membrane anchor subunit; translation: MHAESEVRVPLITGGKTLHDVSEDIAGRVEQKPTVTWMLAMAVSLALLLAGGYAVAITLWDGIGMWGLNKTVGWAWDITNFVWWVGIGHAGTLISAVLLLFRQRWRMSINRASEAMTIFAVICAAMFPVLHMGRPWLGFYWALPLPNTFGSLWVNFNSPLLWDVFAISTYFSVSLVFWYIGLIPDFATIRDRAKNKISRAIYGALSFGWTGGAKTWAHYETVSLVLAGLATPLVLSVHTIVSFDFATSVIPGWHTTIFPPYFVAGAIFSGFAMVLTLLLVTRKVYKLEDYITIQHVELMNIVIIVTGSIVGIAYITEFFIAWYSGVEAEQYAFINRATGPYWWAYWSMMTCNVISPQLFWFKKIRTNLAATFVISIIVNIGMWFERFVIIVTSLHRDYLPSSWAMFYPTMYDIGVYVFTFGLFFTAFFLFAKFFPVINMAEVKSIIKATGEKPAQSEIKK